One window from the genome of Mucilaginibacter ginsenosidivorans encodes:
- the ilvD gene encoding dihydroxy-acid dehydratase, whose translation MDTTTATELNKYSKHLTSDPTQPAAQAMLYGIGLTDEDMKKAQVGVASMGYDGNTCNMHLNDLAKLVKQGVWDEGLVGLIFNTIGVSDGMSMGTEGMRYSLVSRDVIADSIEAVCGAQYYDGLITLPGCDKNMPGSVMAMARLNRPSIMIYGGTIKPGHYKGEDLNIVSAFEALGQKIAGNITPEDFMGVVKNACPSAGACGGIYTANTMASAIEALGMSLPYSSSNPALSEEKQQECRDAGRAIKILLERDIKPSDIMTRAAFENAIVTIMVLGGSTNAVLHLIAMAKSMGIKLTQDDFQSVSNRIPVLADMKPSGKYVMEDLHKVGGVPAVMKYLLKLGWLDGSCLTVTGKTLAENLENVPDLDFDKQKVIMPVEKPIKATGHLQILYGNLATGGSVAKISGKEGERFEGPARVFDGEFELIHGIESGHVRAGDVVVIRNIGPKGAPGMPEMLKPTSAIFGAGLGASVALITDGRFSGGTHGFVVGHITPEAYDGGNIAIVKDDDMIEIDAINNTINLKISDEELAYRKSEWKQPELKAKKGLLYKYAKTVATAAEGCVTDEC comes from the coding sequence ATGGACACTACCACCGCTACCGAATTGAACAAATACAGCAAGCACCTTACGAGCGACCCAACCCAGCCGGCCGCGCAAGCCATGCTTTACGGCATTGGCTTAACGGACGAGGATATGAAAAAGGCGCAGGTAGGCGTGGCCAGTATGGGTTACGACGGCAACACCTGTAACATGCACCTGAACGACCTTGCAAAACTGGTTAAACAAGGTGTATGGGACGAAGGGTTAGTGGGCCTGATATTTAACACCATCGGCGTAAGCGACGGCATGAGCATGGGTACCGAAGGAATGCGTTACTCGCTGGTTAGCCGCGATGTGATAGCCGATTCAATAGAAGCTGTTTGCGGCGCACAGTATTACGACGGGCTGATAACCCTGCCCGGCTGCGATAAAAATATGCCCGGCTCGGTAATGGCCATGGCCAGGCTGAACCGTCCTTCCATTATGATATATGGCGGCACCATCAAGCCTGGTCACTATAAAGGAGAGGATCTGAACATTGTTTCGGCGTTCGAGGCACTGGGCCAGAAGATTGCAGGCAACATCACCCCTGAGGATTTTATGGGCGTGGTAAAAAATGCCTGCCCAAGCGCAGGAGCCTGCGGTGGTATCTATACAGCCAACACCATGGCTTCTGCAATTGAGGCGTTGGGAATGAGTTTGCCTTATTCGTCAAGCAATCCTGCTTTAAGCGAAGAGAAACAACAGGAATGCCGCGACGCCGGTAGAGCCATCAAAATATTACTGGAGCGCGATATCAAGCCTTCGGATATCATGACCCGCGCGGCTTTCGAAAATGCCATTGTGACCATCATGGTCCTGGGCGGATCGACAAACGCGGTGCTGCACCTGATAGCCATGGCAAAAAGCATGGGTATAAAACTGACTCAGGACGATTTCCAGTCGGTAAGTAACCGTATCCCGGTATTGGCTGATATGAAGCCAAGCGGCAAGTATGTTATGGAGGACCTGCACAAAGTGGGTGGCGTTCCGGCTGTAATGAAATACCTGCTTAAATTAGGGTGGCTCGATGGCAGTTGTTTGACCGTTACCGGTAAAACTTTGGCCGAAAACCTTGAAAATGTCCCCGACCTGGATTTTGACAAGCAAAAAGTGATCATGCCGGTGGAGAAACCGATCAAAGCAACAGGTCACTTGCAGATATTATACGGTAACCTGGCGACAGGTGGTTCGGTTGCAAAAATATCGGGCAAAGAAGGCGAGCGTTTTGAGGGCCCTGCCCGCGTGTTCGACGGTGAGTTTGAACTGATCCACGGTATCGAAAGCGGCCACGTTCGCGCCGGCGATGTGGTAGTTATCCGCAACATCGGGCCGAAAGGTGCGCCTGGTATGCCCGAAATGCTGAAACCAACCTCGGCCATTTTTGGCGCCGGCCTTGGAGCTTCTGTAGCCCTAATTACCGACGGACGGTTTTCCGGCGGAACGCATGGTTTCGTCGTCGGTCACATTACTCCCGAAGCGTATGACGGGGGTAATATCGCTATCGTTAAAGACGATGACATGATCGAAATAGACGCCATCAACAATACGATCAACCTGAAAATATCGGATGAAGAGCTGGCCTACCGCAAAAGCGAATGGAAACAGCCCGAGCTGAAGGCGAAAAAAGGATTATTGTATAAATACGCAAAAACCGTTGCCACGGCCGCCGAAGGTTGTGTGACGGACGAGTGTTAA
- a CDS encoding DUF6691 family protein has product MKNIKFLLIGIIFGIILVKSEVISWFRIQEMFRLQGFHMYGVIGSAIAVGMVSVLLIKRFNLKTISGEGVIIPKKQFSWGNVIGGLIFGLGWGITGACPGPLYAEIGSGFLVISVTLLSAIFGTWVYGAVRDKLPH; this is encoded by the coding sequence ATGAAGAACATCAAATTTTTACTTATCGGCATCATATTTGGCATCATCCTGGTAAAATCCGAGGTTATATCGTGGTTCCGCATCCAGGAGATGTTCCGCCTGCAGGGTTTTCACATGTATGGTGTTATTGGCAGCGCCATCGCGGTAGGTATGGTATCGGTATTGCTTATCAAACGGTTCAACCTGAAAACAATTAGCGGCGAAGGGGTCATCATCCCCAAAAAACAATTCAGTTGGGGCAATGTCATCGGCGGACTCATCTTTGGCCTCGGCTGGGGTATTACCGGCGCTTGCCCGGGTCCGCTTTACGCCGAGATCGGCAGCGGTTTCCTGGTTATCAGCGTCACCCTGCTGAGCGCCATTTTCGGCACATGGGTTTATGGTGCTGTAAGGGACAAACTACCCCACTGA
- a CDS encoding YeeE/YedE family protein, with product MELIKHPWPWYIAGPLIGLMVPAMLLLGNKPFGISSSLRHICAACVPARLPFFKYDWKSEGWNLVFVAGVVIGGFIAAHLLSQQAPVNINSKTTEILQQEGVKDFSGLLPGDIFNFGALLTLRGFVFIVVGGFMVGFGTRYADGCTSGHSIFGISTLQWPSVIATCCFMVGGFITTWLLLPYLLEL from the coding sequence ATGGAACTGATAAAACACCCATGGCCCTGGTACATCGCCGGACCGCTGATCGGCCTGATGGTGCCCGCCATGCTACTGCTGGGCAATAAACCCTTCGGCATATCCTCGTCGCTGCGGCATATTTGCGCCGCCTGCGTACCCGCCCGGCTCCCCTTTTTTAAATACGACTGGAAAAGCGAAGGCTGGAATCTGGTTTTCGTGGCGGGGGTTGTTATCGGGGGTTTTATAGCCGCGCACCTGCTTTCGCAGCAGGCACCGGTAAACATTAACTCCAAAACCACCGAAATACTGCAACAGGAGGGTGTAAAGGATTTCAGCGGTTTACTGCCTGGCGATATCTTTAACTTCGGCGCCTTGTTAACGCTGCGGGGATTTGTATTCATCGTCGTTGGCGGCTTTATGGTTGGTTTCGGCACCCGCTACGCCGACGGCTGCACGTCGGGGCATTCTATTTTTGGGATCTCGACCCTGCAATGGCCTTCGGTTATTGCTACCTGCTGCTTCATGGTCGGCGGCTTTATCACCACCTGGCTGCTTTTGCCTTACTTACTTGAACTCTAA
- a CDS encoding FxLYD domain-containing protein: MLKNCPKAGWADSLFSGAMIKSYVTILAVTLCLLYSCNQPEPDAALKRRADSIELHNKAKKMALEMMKRAEDSTAYAAGHEVARTVRSYGPCPAAIKTCAVVNDLRGGKAIVITLKNVSAKKIASVKLAWTVYNKAGRAIGSSAGMAKKELAKGRTGSYSWEINAPNGLRGKASVAGIYYKDGTKWLPAGAQED; this comes from the coding sequence ATGTTGAAAAACTGTCCTAAGGCGGGTTGGGCCGATTCGCTATTTTCGGGCGCTATGATTAAATCCTATGTCACAATTCTGGCGGTAACGCTTTGCCTTCTGTATTCATGTAACCAGCCGGAGCCTGACGCGGCGCTGAAACGGCGTGCCGACAGTATCGAACTGCACAACAAAGCCAAAAAAATGGCCCTGGAGATGATGAAACGCGCCGAGGACAGCACGGCCTATGCAGCAGGGCACGAGGTGGCGCGAACCGTCAGGTCGTACGGGCCATGCCCGGCGGCTATTAAAACCTGTGCCGTGGTGAACGATCTGCGCGGGGGGAAGGCCATAGTGATAACACTCAAAAACGTTTCGGCCAAAAAGATAGCTTCGGTTAAGCTGGCGTGGACAGTGTACAATAAAGCCGGCAGGGCCATTGGCAGCTCGGCCGGGATGGCGAAGAAGGAACTGGCCAAAGGCCGTACGGGTAGCTATTCGTGGGAGATAAACGCGCCGAACGGTTTGCGCGGCAAGGCCTCGGTTGCGGGTATATACTATAAGGACGGTACCAAGTGGCTGCCCGCCGGGGCGCAGGAGGATTGA
- a CDS encoding deoxynucleoside kinase has product MEYGYIAIEGNIGVGKTTLATLISKELGRTLILEQFEDNHFLPLFYKNRKKYAFHTELSFLIQRFEQLQKAKLSGDKIIADYYFMKTLIFARNNLSNLEFDLFLKLYHNLKASIPKPDLIIFLRRKKETLLDNIHSRGRDFETNISLKYLSEIENAYQHHIEKEKDELTIVSLDVENIDFVNFL; this is encoded by the coding sequence ATGGAATACGGATATATAGCAATAGAAGGTAATATCGGGGTAGGTAAAACTACCCTAGCTACATTAATTTCGAAAGAATTGGGCCGAACTCTAATCCTCGAGCAATTTGAAGACAATCATTTTCTGCCATTATTCTATAAAAATCGCAAAAAATACGCGTTCCATACCGAATTGTCCTTTTTGATACAAAGATTCGAGCAGCTACAAAAGGCGAAACTCTCAGGAGATAAAATTATCGCAGACTACTATTTCATGAAAACTCTAATATTTGCGAGAAACAACTTATCAAACCTTGAATTCGATCTTTTCTTAAAATTATATCACAATCTAAAAGCATCGATTCCAAAGCCTGATTTGATAATATTTTTGCGTCGCAAAAAGGAAACTTTATTAGATAATATTCATAGTAGGGGGAGAGATTTTGAGACTAATATTTCACTGAAATATTTAAGCGAAATCGAAAATGCATATCAGCACCATATTGAAAAAGAAAAAGATGAGCTAACAATTGTAAGTCTTGACGTCGAAAATATCGATTTTGTTAACTTTTTGTAA
- the atpC gene encoding ATP synthase F1 subunit epsilon — translation MTLEILTPDKKVYEGEVTSVSLPGTMGGFEILPHHAPIISTLEDGKLTVRGGGKEEVFMIQGGVVENLNNHIVVLAEGITPRQ, via the coding sequence ATGACATTAGAGATCCTCACTCCCGACAAAAAAGTTTACGAAGGCGAAGTAACGTCCGTTAGTCTGCCCGGTACCATGGGCGGTTTCGAGATATTGCCGCACCACGCCCCTATCATCTCCACACTGGAGGACGGCAAACTGACCGTACGCGGCGGCGGCAAGGAAGAAGTATTTATGATACAGGGCGGCGTGGTAGAAAACCTGAACAACCACATCGTAGTACTGGCCGAAGGCATTACGCCGCGCCAGTAA